One Trichoderma atroviride chromosome 7, complete sequence DNA segment encodes these proteins:
- a CDS encoding uncharacterized protein (BUSCO:EOG092D0P0O), whose translation MADFRQLALDFVLEDDEAKLTELAQRAAKELENTAGSNPVARWVEAVQPWMPGNKEAEDSQETPDWTSRAKALEFLSRTLDFVKPDLFKAAQVKLLIAFFGAMLDIDHKAGVLASASALSRIIAMKWFQPASGYDIIEKVCAMKEDFQRQTPKTRLAVYELLRSLLTAPEVASNLKQKDGASCSYLLNLLELCRNERDPDCLIVWFDILRNFLQQYDPSDEVVEKVFAAFKAYYPITLPRLSQSGITPEDLKSQLRKCFSSTYRLASHSLPFLVGKLDQGDGVTVNVKVDVLKTIKECLEEYTNPEQSIIPYVGRIWGSLKYEVRNGEIEDAIWATLEVLKTLATKLKDDNLRNYTLDVTRDCVTDLSNPMYTTQAGRLIVSVLSANPTAFVLMVAPTVTHLKENLRRPKSATHTQDLFKILNVILETRLLLSQTQMTDEQKSDFAAVDGVFKNLYSDVYSSPITASSEQSASEDDIKIAVEAVQGVGALVSQRAIQFGSESDAALLLPKALCSEIGLYVFYIALHGFDSSYPCSGSDDLLNETAKALFKINQAHPAGFRPLIDWFVTVIHGSRQDGSDEASEKIQKVAALLAYVGCSELSKSPIDTRRHFLYLIHVMTTELDIAIKTNASKKVWCALLVGIQTASRYFNDACLKHSPEKDQAFDGTMWLYRVSYKFPELKAFVEEKEEQEGITPSYDTAAPSKELTATALRNDFLLIGLAIVRGLYRRATTTVGPIAGSTKPALQLCDSLSSLDDSSEYRYLHLVSDFASFVLREMGETQQVTLKLDHYLLNLFQDEIIPVPITLPEEGRRLSLDKYTDEGGSAWGWLTEKTVNTLYYGLLEAMRPSVIAKLFDYGIAQELLISSTLSASITQNPVTRPVTRSILTILANKYKVEDLSYVMARLEGRLESALHNAQNSSDSDDASRYLEQVSSIYAIVSGIVRRPGGKQARGLIQQLRDAPRNAATGHLLARRMEMIVAPQQFLSKDSFAVVKPLWTQKLYFDLVKPMLEIAVSQDSEAESQLIKTNYRIGVLSMIKHMPFSIWEDDSVEILRASVVLSQTLGAGPDTLPALQILKTILAESSDKAQDYIKSLINISLPCFSLKVAAERKLPDWLPSSYVPARIRPDTEAECGRLALEIVGALPRLFESTYVVPFVPQVRRELSLACGHPVRDVRRLARVARKAWTEMN comes from the exons GGCCAAAG AACTCGAGAACACAGCGGGTTCCAACCCTGTTGCTCGGTGGGTAGAGGCTGTGCAGCCATGGATGCCTGGGAACAAGGAGGCCGAAGATTCACAAGAAACTCCAGATTGGACATCAAGAGCTAAAG CTTTGGAGTTCCTGTCTCGTACACTGGACTTTGTGAAGCCAGACCTCTTCAAAGCAGCTCAAG TGAAACTATTAATTGCCTTTTTTGGCGCCATGCTTGACATTGACCACAAAGCCGGCGTTCTGGCTTCAGCTTCCGCCTTGTCTCGAATCATTGCAATGAAATGGtttcagccagccagcggTTATGATATCATTGAAAAAGTATGCGCTATGAAAGAAGACTTCCAGAGACAGACTCCCAAGACTCGTCTTGCGGTTTACGAGCTGCTGAGATCACTCTTGACTGCCCCTGAAGTTGCAAGCAATCTGAAGCAAAAGGACGGCGCCTCTTGCTCATATCTGCTTAATTTGCTAGAGCTGTGCCGGAATGAGAGGGATCCAGATTGTTTAATCGTCTGGTTCGACATTCTGAGAAACTTTCTCCAGCAGTACGACCCTTCAGATGAAGTTGTTGAGAAagtctttgctgctttcAAGGCGTATTACCCCATTACCCTACCGCGACTGTCTCAAAGCGGCATCACCCCGGAGGATCTCAAGTCTCAGCTTCGAAAGTGCTTCTCATCAACATACCGTCTTGCCTCTCACTCTTTGCCTTTCCTGGTAGGCAAACTTGACCAAGGTGATGGCGTCACGGTAAATGTCAAG GTTGATGTTTTGAAAACTATAAAAGAGTGCCTTGAAGAATACACAAACCCAGAGCAGTCCATTATCCCATACGTTGGCCGGATCTGGGGCAGCCTCAAATATGAAGTCCGAAATGGAGAAATCGAAGATGCTATTTGGGCCACCCTTGAAGTGCTCAAGACCCTCGCCACAAAGCTAAAGGACGATAATCTCCGCAACTACACCCTAGATGTGACGCGCGACTGCGTTACCGACTTATCGAACCCGATGTACACGACTCAGGCTGGCCGTCTTATTGTCAGTGTTCTTAGTGCAAACCCTACTGCCTTTGTTCTCATGGTTGCGCCAACGGTTACGCATCTGAAGGAGAACTTGCGGCGTCCAAAATCAGCGACTCATACGCAAGATCTGTTCAAAATACTCAATGTCATCTTGGAGACGCGATTGCTGCTGTCGCAGACTCAGATGACGGATGAGCAAAAAAGCGATTTTGCTGCCGTTGATGGCGTCTTTAAGAATCTTTATAGCGACGTGTACAGCTCTCCCATCACAGCTTCAAGCGAACAGAGTGCCAGTGAGGATGACATCAAAATTGCAGTGGAAGCTGTTCAGGGCGTTGGTGCGCTGGTCTCCCAAAGAGCTATACAATTTGGATCGGAGAGCGACGCTGCACTGCTTCTTCCCAAAGCACTGTGCTCTGAAATTGGCCTATATGTGTTCTACATTGCCCTGCATGGATTTGACAGCAGTTATCCGTGCTCGGGCTCAGATGATCTGCTAAACGAGACAGCAAAGGCTCTGTTTAAGATCAACCAAGCTCACCCAGCAGGTTTCAGGCCTCTGATTGATTGGTTCGTGACGGTCATCCACGGTAGCCGTCAAGATGGAAGCGACGAAGCCAGCGAAAAGATCCAGAAAGTAGCTGCTCTATTAGCTTACGTCGGATGCTCCGAGCTATCCAAATCACCCATCGATACGAGACGCCATTTCTTGTATCTAATTCATGTCATGACCACGGAATTAGATATAGCGATTAAAACAAATGCCAGCAAAAAGGTTTGGTGTGCGCTACTTGTCGGCATTCAGACCGCTTCCCGCTATTTCAACGACGCTTGCTTGAAGCATAGCCCCGAGAAAGACCAGGCATTCGATGGTACCATGTGGCTGTATCGAGTCAGCTACAAGTTCCCCGAACTGAAAGCATTtgtagaagaaaaggaagagcaagagggTATTACGCCAAGTTACGACACCGCAGCACCATCAAAGGAACTAACTGCTACTGCACTTCGAAACGACTTTTTGCTCATTGGCCTTGCTATTGTTCGAGGCCTCTATCGCCGAGCCACTACCACAGTTGGCCCTATTGCTGGGTCTACGAAGCCCGCACTTCAGCTATGTGATagcttgtcgagcttggATGACTCGTCCGAGTACCGATATCTTCACCTTGTTTCTGACTTTGCCAGTTTTGTCCTTCGCGAGATGGGCGAAACCCAGCAGGTCACGCTTAAACTCGACCATTACCTTTTGAACCTGTTCCAGGATGAAATCATACCGGTTCCCATTACCCTACCCGAGGAGGGGAGAAGGCTCAGTTTGGACAAATACACGGATGAAGGGGGGTCTGCATGGGGATGGTTGACTGAAAAGACGGTCAATACTCTTTATTACGGCCTCTTGGAGGCTATGAGGCCGTCGGTTATTGCAAAGCTG TTTGATTATGGTATTGCTCAAGAGCTTCTGATCAGCAGCACCTTGAGCGCCTCCATCACTCAGAACCCAGTCACAAGGCCGGTAACGAGGTCCATCTTGACAATTTTGGCCAATAAATACAAGGTGGAGGATCTCAGCTACGTGATGGCCAGGCTGGAGGGCCGATTGGAATCTGCTCTGCACAATGCCCAGAACTCTTCAGACAGCGATGATGCTTCTCGCTACTTGGAGCAAGTTTCGTCCATTTACGCAATTGTCAGTGGTATTGTACGTCGGCCAGGCGGCAAACAAGCCCGAGGCTTGATTCAACAACTTCGCGACGCTCCCCGAAATGCAGCTACGGGCCATCTTCTGGCGCGGAGAATGGAAATGATTGTTGCGCCGCAGCAGTTTTTGTCAAAGGATAGCTTTGCTGTGGTGAAGCCGCTTTGGACGCAAAAGCTGTATTTTGACTTGGTCAAGCCCATGCTGGAAATCGCTGTCAGCCAAGATTCCGAGGCTGAGAGCCAGCTCATCAAGACAAACTACAGGATTGGCGTTTTGTCCATGATCAAGCACATGCCCTTTTCCATTTGGGAAGACGACTCTGTCGAGATTCTACGCGCATCAGTGGTGCTGTCTCAAACCCTAGGCGCGGGACCCGATACCCTGCCCGCGCTGCAGATACTCAAGACCATACTAGCAGAATCATCCGACAAAGCCCAAGACTACATCAAGAGCCTGATCAACATCTCACTGCCCTGCTTCTCTCTCAAGGTCGCCGCAGAGCGCAAGCTGCCAGACTGGCTGCCCTCCAGCTACGTCCCAGCAAGGATCCGCCCCGACACCGAAGCCGAATGCGGCAGACTGGCCCTGGAAATCGTCGGTGCGCTACCACGACTGTTCGAATCGACCTACGTGGTGCCCTTTGTGCCACAGGTACGGAGGGAACTGTCTCTGGCGTGCGGCCATCCTGTCCGGGACGTGCGCAGACTGGCGAGAGTGGCCCGTAAGGCGTGGACGGAAATGAATTGA